One Cryptosporangium aurantiacum DNA window includes the following coding sequences:
- a CDS encoding aldehyde dehydrogenase family protein, producing MREYLKFYIGGQWVDPATTATIDVVNPATEQVSGRVAAGSAADVDRAVAAARAAFPAWSATSKEQRLELLRAILDVYQKRSDDLASVLTEEMGAPAALAGGFQVGLGTGHLTTAIDLLENFTFEEQRGPTLVVKEPIGVCGLITPWNWPLNQIAVKVFPALATGCTTVLKPSEQAPGVGQIFAEILDTAGVPAGVFNLVQGDGPGVGVPLSSHPDVDLISFTGSTRAGIEVAKNAAPTVKRVTQELGGKGPNVILDDGALAENVAKGVGGVMLNSGQTCSAATRMLVPRARLDEATAAAKEAASATTVGDPTGEVAIGPVVSEAQFQKVQGLIQKGIDEGATLVAGGPGRPDGLSAGYFVKPTVFANVTNDMTIAREEIFGPVLVIIGYDDIDDAVAIANDTEYGLAANVSGADQEQARAVARRIRAGAVYINDAFDFCSPFGGYKKSGNGREWGEFGFSDYLEIKGILGY from the coding sequence ATGCGTGAATACCTGAAGTTCTACATCGGTGGTCAGTGGGTCGACCCCGCCACCACCGCGACGATCGACGTGGTCAACCCGGCGACCGAGCAGGTGAGTGGCCGGGTGGCGGCCGGGTCTGCCGCCGACGTCGACCGTGCGGTGGCGGCGGCACGCGCCGCGTTCCCGGCGTGGTCGGCGACGTCGAAGGAGCAGCGGCTGGAGCTGCTCCGCGCGATCCTCGACGTCTACCAGAAGCGGAGCGACGACCTCGCGTCCGTGCTGACCGAGGAGATGGGCGCACCGGCGGCGCTGGCCGGCGGTTTCCAGGTGGGGCTCGGCACCGGGCACCTCACGACCGCGATCGACCTGCTGGAGAACTTCACGTTCGAGGAGCAGCGCGGCCCGACGCTCGTGGTCAAGGAGCCGATCGGCGTCTGCGGCCTGATCACGCCGTGGAACTGGCCGCTGAACCAGATCGCGGTCAAGGTCTTCCCGGCGCTGGCCACCGGCTGCACGACCGTTCTCAAGCCGTCCGAGCAGGCGCCGGGCGTCGGGCAGATCTTCGCCGAGATCCTGGACACCGCCGGGGTGCCCGCGGGGGTGTTCAACCTCGTCCAGGGTGACGGGCCGGGCGTCGGCGTCCCGCTCTCGTCGCACCCGGACGTCGACCTGATCTCGTTCACCGGCTCGACGCGGGCCGGGATCGAGGTCGCGAAGAACGCGGCGCCCACGGTCAAGCGGGTCACCCAGGAGCTGGGCGGCAAGGGCCCGAACGTCATCCTCGACGACGGCGCGCTGGCCGAGAACGTGGCCAAGGGCGTCGGCGGCGTGATGCTGAACTCGGGGCAGACGTGCAGCGCCGCCACCCGCATGCTGGTCCCGCGGGCGCGGCTGGACGAGGCCACCGCCGCGGCCAAGGAGGCCGCCTCCGCGACCACGGTCGGCGACCCGACCGGTGAGGTCGCGATCGGGCCGGTCGTGTCGGAGGCGCAGTTCCAGAAGGTGCAGGGGCTGATCCAGAAGGGCATCGACGAGGGCGCGACGCTGGTGGCGGGCGGCCCCGGCCGACCGGACGGCCTTTCGGCGGGCTACTTCGTGAAGCCGACCGTGTTCGCGAACGTCACGAACGACATGACGATCGCCCGCGAGGAGATCTTCGGCCCGGTCCTGGTGATCATCGGTTACGACGACATCGACGACGCGGTCGCGATCGCCAACGACACCGAATACGGCTTAGCGGCCAACGTCTCCGGCGCCGACCAGGAACAGGCTCGCGCCGTCGCCAGGCGGATCCGGGCGGGCGCGGTCTACATCAACGACGCGTTCGACTTCTGCAGCCCGTTCGGCGGCTACAAGAAGAGCGGCAACGGCCGGGAGTGGGGCGAGTTCGGCTTCTCGGACTACCTCGAGATCAAGGGAATCCTTGGCTACTGA
- a CDS encoding SDR family NAD(P)-dependent oxidoreductase has translation MATEKSLAGAVAVVTGASRGIGKGIALALGERGATVYVTGRTVAPGTHSLPGTVGETAAEVDRRGGTGVAVQVDHGDDEQVAALFARVFRDEGRLDILVNNAFALPEDLTEPGSFWEKPLSNWQMVDVGVRSNFVAAWHAATIMVPQRSGLIVAISGYVGVTYTYGVVFGTCKSAADRMARDMAVELKPHGVASVSLWQGLNLTCDIDGDTAHAETYYLFVGRNRDDSNWLAGGRYLDRLERRNGEWRISLRTNVIEWSGTAPSLDIPFADVPDLQLNGAPSRSLADPSYQRPLTNKRQPCVP, from the coding sequence TTGGCTACTGAGAAGTCGCTGGCCGGCGCGGTAGCCGTCGTCACCGGCGCGAGCCGGGGGATCGGTAAGGGCATCGCGCTGGCGCTGGGCGAGCGGGGTGCGACCGTCTACGTCACCGGACGGACGGTCGCACCCGGCACGCACTCGCTGCCCGGCACCGTGGGCGAGACCGCGGCGGAGGTCGACCGCCGCGGCGGCACCGGCGTCGCGGTGCAGGTCGACCACGGCGACGACGAGCAGGTCGCCGCCTTGTTCGCGCGGGTCTTCCGGGACGAAGGCCGGCTGGACATCCTGGTGAACAACGCGTTCGCGCTGCCCGAGGACCTGACCGAGCCCGGTTCGTTCTGGGAGAAGCCGCTCAGCAACTGGCAGATGGTCGACGTCGGGGTCCGGTCGAACTTCGTGGCGGCCTGGCACGCGGCGACGATCATGGTGCCACAGCGATCCGGGCTGATCGTCGCGATCTCCGGCTACGTCGGGGTGACCTACACGTACGGCGTGGTGTTCGGCACCTGCAAATCAGCCGCTGACCGGATGGCGCGCGACATGGCGGTGGAGCTGAAGCCGCACGGTGTGGCGTCGGTGTCGCTGTGGCAGGGGCTGAACCTCACCTGCGACATCGACGGGGACACTGCACACGCGGAGACGTACTACCTCTTCGTCGGACGCAACCGGGACGACTCCAACTGGCTCGCCGGCGGGCGCTACCTCGACCGGTTGGAGCGGCGGAACGGGGAATGGCGGATCTCGCTGCGCACGAACGTCATCGAATGGTCCGGTACCGCGCCCAGCTTGGACATTCCGTTCGCCGACGTGCCGGACCTCCAACTCAACGGCGCTCCCTCGCGCAGCCTGGCGGATCCGTCCTACCAGCGGCCGCTGACCAACAAGCGGCAGCCCTGCGTGCCCTGA